One segment of Kwoniella newhampshirensis strain CBS 13917 chromosome 10 map unlocalized Ctg14, whole genome shotgun sequence DNA contains the following:
- a CDS encoding 40S ribosomal protein eS10, with amino-acid sequence MIITKENRRTIYETLFKEGVLVAPKDFNRPAHPDIPSVRNLEVIKAMQSLTSKGFVKTQFSWQWYYYTLTDEGLAYLREFLHLPSEIVPQTHMKPARPQGRPAGYGGGRAGGDGAYRAPRGDREYRRRDDAGDKEGASGDYRPRFGGVGRGAGAPPS; translated from the exons ATGATCATCACCAAGGAGAACCGACGAACT ATCTACGAGACCCTTTTCAAGGAAGGTGTTCTCGTCGCTCCCAAGGACTTTAACCGACCCGCTCACCCTGACATCCCCTCTGTCCGAAACCTCGAGGTCATCAAGGCCATGCAATCTCTCACTTCCAAGGGATTCGTCAAGACCCAGTTCTCTTGGCAGTGGTACTACTACACTCTCACCGATGAGGGTTTGGCTTATCTCCGAGAGTTCCTCCACTTGCCCTCCGAGATCGTCCCTCAGACTCACATGAAGCCCGCTCGACCTCAAGGTCGACCTGCCGGTTACGGTGGTGGTCGTGCCGGTGGTGACGGTGCTTACCGAGCTCCTCGAGGTGACCGAGAGTACAGGCGAAGGGATGATGCTGGTGACAAGGAGGGTGCCTCCGGCGACTACCGACCC CGTTTCGGCGGTGTTGGCCGTGGTGCCGGTGCTCCCCCCTCTTAA
- a CDS encoding GDP-mannose transporter 1 → MSKPFTPTPDISRPGTPSIFGKDDTTSTLLNNLGGPARDEREKKETPQVGSKEQALPILAYCAASIMMTVVNKYVVSGANFTMTFLLLAIQSAVCVLAVFSVKRLGYITFRDFDKNDAKAWWPISTLLVAVIYTGSKSLQFLSIPVYTIFKNLTIILIAYGEVIMFNGLVTGLTLCSFALMVGSSIIAAWADITSAWAKSPELDPTTGLEVISGPISTIGGLNAGYVWMAMNCLASAAYVLFMRKRIKITGFKDWDSMFYNNLLSIPVLVVFSLVIEDWGSESLALNFPASNRVILLSAIAFSGAAAVFISYSTAWCVRVCGSTTYSMVGALNKLPVAASGMLFFGDKASFGNVSAIGVGGLAGIVYAVAKTNQAKVAASNSARAAGGRA, encoded by the exons ATGTCAAAACCATTCACACCAACACCTGATATCTCGCGACCCGGTACTCCGTCGATATTCGGCAAAGATGACACGACTTCGACGTTGTTGAACAACTTGGGGGGACCTGCtcgagatgagagggagaagaaggagacgcCTCAGGTGGGGAGTAAAGAGCAGG CCCTGCCGATCCTCGCATACTGCGCTGCGAGTATCATGATGACTGTCGTCAACAAG TACGTCGTGTCCGGAGCCAACTTCACCATGACCTTCTTGCTCCTCGCTATCCAATCGGCCGTCTGTGTGTTGGCCGTTTTCTCAGTGAAGCGATTGGGTTACATCACCT TCAGAGATTTCGACAAGAACGACGCAAAGGCCTGGTGGCCTATTTCCACTTTGCTTGTCGCTGTCATCTACACCGGATCAAAGTCCTTG CAATTCTTGTCGATTCCTGTTTATAC TATCTTCAAGAACTTGACTATCATCCTCATT GCCTACGGCGAAGTCATCATGTTCAACGGTCTTGTTACCGGTCTCACTCTCTGTTCTTTCGCCCTCATG GTCGGCTCGTCTATCATTGCTGCTTGGGCCGACATCACCTCCGCTTGGGCCAAGTCACCCGAACTCGATCCTACTACTGGTCTTGAGGTGATCTCTGGTCCCATCTCAACCATTGGTGGACTTAATGCTGGTTACGTGTGGATGGCCATGAACTGTCTCGCTTCCGCTGCCTAC GTTCTCTTCATGCGAAAGCGGATCAAGATCACTGGCTTCAAGGACTGGGACTCCATGTTCTACAACAACCTGCTCTCCATTcccgtcctcgtcgtcttctctcttgTGATCGAAGATTGGGGATCCGAATCACTCGCTCTCAATTTCCCAGCCTCCAACCGAGTCATCCTGTTGTCCGCCATAGCGTTCTCCGGTGCCGCTGccgtcttcatctcttACTCAACCGCATGGTGTGTCCGAGTGTGCGGTTCAACCACGTATTCCATGGTCGGCGCGTTGAACAAGCTCCCCGTCGCAGCCAGTGGTATGCTCTTCTTTGGCGACAAGGCGAGCTTTGGAAATGTCAGTGCCATCGGTGTCGGTGGTTTGGCCGGTATTGTATACGCTGTCGCCAAGACCAACCAAGCCAAGGTGGCTGCTTCCAACAGCGCGCGAGCTGCCGGTGGTCGAGCGTAA
- a CDS encoding V-type ATPase, G subunit produces MAANSQGIQTLLEAEKEAAKVVQKARQYRVQKLKDARSEAAKEIEAYKAKKDEEFKNFESDHKSQTSTSQSSIDSTTTTQLSDLDAAVAKNKDAVIKKIVERVVKSEPKLHANLKKIEA; encoded by the exons ATG GCCGCAAACTCCCAAGGCATCCAGACACTTCTTGaagcggagaaggaagcCGCAAAGGTTGTCCAGAAGGCCAGACAAT ACCGAGTCCAGAAGCTCAAGGACGCGAGATCAGAAGCTgccaaggagatcgaggcgTACAAGGCtaagaaggatgaggagttCAAGAATTTTGAGTcggat CACAAATCACAAACCTCAACCTCCCAATCCTCCATCGATtcaaccaccaccacccaaCTGTCCGACCTCGACGCAGCCGTCGCCAAGAACAAAGACGCCGtgatcaagaagattgTCGAGAGAGTGGTGAAGAGTGAACCGAAGTTGCATGCCAACTTGAAGAAGATTGAGGCGTAG